One genomic window of Polyangium aurulentum includes the following:
- a CDS encoding biosynthetic peptidoglycan transglycosylase, which translates to MASARFKVALAAGAVVGLAAVTSFGPVVRYEAARVAERYGATLEIDEVRPSWRGVELHGIEVSVSELPSTQVHFDAIEVSLGLGGTKVALRGGNVSAIGPRETVIREAERWRERHLAARSPSPTQEEPQSRTEAELVGLRVSWQDRKDAPTEAVRASDVNFARQDGKVGISAEEATITVGPASVTAAGGHLTLVKHHDGGYRVAALSARSLDATLTLPAPLEEAKDAGQAAGASMAPPARDNEAQAPSGVTGAREKILKGAHVIDTVLEQGAIVQLDSLHAKIQRGRESLNLGPGSLLVRRAEGQMLVELTPGAHAEKSEQALTFRLLVPLQDPRGEIVADVKGGPIWLSTLGIRDGDLGLFDVAKTSLVTRSHLVLSPDGKRLRIDGDGRVRNLSLRSDALSDEPVAGLELAFKLRGDVMLDGSALNVEEGEVDLGAIRLLGHGKYERHAEGRRVRAELELPLTACQAMLDAAPRGLVPRLAGMHMAGSFAIKGSARFDTAHLDRDYHFAWDTSNTCRVTEAPPEIDVARWRKPFRRTVLGPAGERVEIESGPGTAGWVPYSAISRFMEAAVMTTEDGGFRRHGGFDSEAIRNSIRENLRKGRFVRGASTISMQLAKNLYLDRVKNLSRKLQEAVLTSYLEQELTKEQILELYFNVVEFGPMIYGIGPAARYYFNTSASDLSLGQAFYIASILPNPKQQHFAVGGAVTEGWTNYLRKMMQVANRRKWVTDEELEEGLRETMVRGQPAPERAARDPNASTTTSPGGEGQGNDVEPPEGADWLGP; encoded by the coding sequence GTGGCTTCGGCACGCTTCAAGGTTGCGCTGGCCGCTGGTGCGGTGGTGGGGCTCGCCGCCGTCACCTCCTTCGGCCCCGTTGTCCGGTACGAGGCCGCGCGCGTCGCCGAGCGCTACGGCGCCACGCTCGAGATCGATGAGGTCCGCCCAAGCTGGCGCGGCGTCGAGCTGCACGGGATCGAGGTGTCCGTTTCCGAGCTCCCGAGCACGCAGGTGCACTTCGACGCCATCGAGGTCTCGCTCGGCCTCGGGGGCACCAAGGTGGCCCTGCGCGGCGGAAACGTCTCCGCCATCGGCCCGCGCGAGACCGTGATCCGAGAGGCCGAACGATGGCGCGAGCGGCACCTCGCAGCCCGCTCCCCAAGCCCCACCCAGGAAGAACCGCAAAGCCGAACGGAAGCCGAGCTCGTGGGCCTGCGCGTGTCCTGGCAAGACCGCAAAGACGCCCCCACCGAGGCCGTGCGCGCAAGCGACGTGAACTTCGCCCGGCAGGACGGCAAGGTCGGCATCTCGGCCGAAGAAGCCACGATCACGGTCGGACCCGCATCCGTCACAGCCGCAGGTGGACACCTCACTCTCGTGAAGCACCACGACGGCGGCTATCGCGTCGCAGCGCTCTCGGCGCGCTCGCTCGACGCCACCCTCACCCTCCCAGCCCCCCTCGAAGAAGCCAAGGATGCGGGCCAGGCCGCAGGCGCATCGATGGCTCCACCCGCCCGAGACAACGAGGCGCAAGCGCCCTCCGGCGTCACAGGCGCGCGAGAGAAGATCCTCAAGGGCGCGCACGTCATCGACACCGTGCTCGAGCAGGGCGCCATCGTGCAGCTCGACAGCCTCCACGCGAAGATCCAGCGCGGCCGGGAGAGCTTGAACCTCGGCCCGGGCTCGCTCCTCGTCCGCAGGGCCGAAGGCCAGATGCTCGTCGAGCTCACGCCCGGCGCGCACGCCGAGAAGAGCGAGCAGGCGCTCACCTTCCGGCTGCTCGTCCCCCTCCAGGACCCCCGCGGCGAGATCGTGGCCGACGTGAAGGGCGGACCCATCTGGCTGTCCACGCTCGGCATCCGCGACGGCGACCTCGGCCTCTTCGACGTCGCCAAGACCTCGCTCGTCACGCGCTCGCACCTCGTCCTCTCCCCGGACGGCAAGCGCCTGCGCATCGACGGCGACGGCCGCGTGCGCAACCTGTCCCTGCGCAGCGACGCCCTCTCCGACGAGCCCGTCGCAGGCCTCGAGCTCGCCTTCAAGCTGCGCGGCGACGTGATGCTCGACGGCTCGGCGCTCAACGTCGAGGAGGGCGAGGTGGACCTCGGCGCGATCCGCCTCCTCGGACACGGCAAGTACGAGCGACACGCAGAGGGCCGGCGTGTTCGGGCAGAGCTGGAGCTGCCGCTCACCGCATGCCAGGCGATGCTCGATGCGGCCCCGCGCGGTCTCGTCCCTCGCCTCGCGGGCATGCACATGGCCGGATCGTTTGCGATCAAAGGAAGCGCGCGCTTCGACACTGCGCACCTCGATCGCGACTACCACTTCGCGTGGGACACCTCGAACACGTGCCGCGTCACCGAGGCGCCCCCCGAGATCGACGTCGCACGCTGGCGCAAACCCTTCCGCCGCACCGTGCTCGGCCCGGCCGGCGAGCGCGTCGAGATCGAGTCTGGCCCGGGCACCGCAGGCTGGGTGCCCTACAGCGCGATCTCGCGCTTCATGGAGGCCGCCGTGATGACGACCGAGGACGGCGGCTTCCGGCGGCACGGCGGCTTCGACAGCGAGGCCATCCGCAACTCGATCCGCGAGAACCTGCGCAAGGGGCGCTTCGTGCGCGGCGCGAGCACCATCAGCATGCAGCTCGCGAAGAACCTCTACCTCGACCGCGTGAAGAACCTGTCGCGCAAGCTGCAGGAGGCCGTGCTCACGAGCTACCTCGAGCAGGAGCTGACGAAGGAGCAAATCCTCGAGCTTTACTTCAACGTGGTCGAGTTCGGCCCGATGATCTACGGGATCGGACCGGCCGCGCGGTACTACTTCAACACGTCGGCGTCGGATCTGTCGCTCGGGCAGGCGTTCTACATCGCCTCGATCCTGCCAAACCCGAAGCAGCAGCACTTCGCCGTCGGCGGCGCCGTGACCGAGGGCTGGACGAACTACCTGCGCAAGATGATGCAGGTCGCCAACCGCCGGAAATGGGTCACCGACGAGGAGCTCGAGGAGGGCCTGCGCGAGACCATGGTCCGCGGCCAACCCGCCCCCGAGCGCGCCGCCCGCGACCCTAACGCCTCCACCACCACGTCCCCGGGCGGGGAGGGCCAGGGCAACGACGTCGAGCCGCCCGAAGGGGCCGACTGGCTGGGGCCCTAG